One region of Triticum aestivum cultivar Chinese Spring chromosome 6B, IWGSC CS RefSeq v2.1, whole genome shotgun sequence genomic DNA includes:
- the LOC123137267 gene encoding MACPF domain-containing protein At1g14780: MELGEEVARALGAGFDLTSDFRLRFAKLRRRLVDLNEAGARDVPVPGGGGAVLRGIPRDVGIDKGDRIRFRSDVLEFNQMSELLNQKSSVQGKVPSGYFNALFDLMGAWLTDAKEIKYLAFDGYFISLFNLNLKASPLVLCDEVKKAVPSKWDPVALSWFIRTYGTHIIVEMAVGGQDVICVKQSHSSTISSAELKLHLEDLGDFLFSDGKNLSPIHRKTKDGKSKVPDVFVRIVQQPNNLHLSSYSESSTKDGLTITCSKRGGDVRIPSHSKWLPTVPKNPDAIMFKFVPITSLLTGIPGSGYLSHAINLYLRYKPDLDDLQHFLEFQVPLQWAPVFNVLVLGPQKRKGSYPSLQFRFLGPKLRVNTSQVSSAQKPVVGLRLYLEGRKCNQLAIHVQHLSSVPSMLGDSMASSMSEWRESEDTDPGYIEAIQWNSYSCISTSVVKYNPEWSKRVSGGVFIVTGAQLFTKGTWARKVLHLRLLYTHIPKCTIHKSEWTRAPAASQKGSFFTTISTTLSSPFMHRNAQPAQKHEPAQLNSGVYPDGPPVPLQSRKLLKFVDMSEVVKGAHDVPGHWLVTAAKLVKEAGKIGLHVKFALLNYDDTEQPHGSIMSYHCK; encoded by the exons ATGGAATTGggggaggaggtggcgcgcgcgctgGGCGCGGGCTTCGACCTCACGTCCGACTTCCGCCTGCGCTTCGcgaagctccggcggcggctcGTGGACCTCAACGAGGCCGGGGCGAGGGACGTCCCCGTCCCGGGCGGGGGCGGCGCGGTGCTGCGCGGGATACCGCGCGACGTAGGCATCGACAAGGGCGACCGCATCCGCTTCCGCTCCGACGTCCTCGAGTTCAACCAG ATGTCGGAATTACTTAATCAGAAATCCTCAGTCCAAGGGAAAGTTCCTTCAGGCTATTTCAATGCACTTTTTGATTTAATGGGAGCTTGGTTGACAGATGCCAAAGAGATTAAGTATCTTGCTTTTGACGGCTATTTCATTTCGTTGTTCAACTTGAACCTAAAAGCTTCTCCGTTGGTTCTTTGCGATGAAGTCAAAAAGGCTGTTCCATCCAAGTGGGATCCTGTAGCATTATCTTG GTTTATCAGAACTTATGGGACACACATAATTGTTGAAATGGCAGTTGGAGGTCAGGATGTCATATGTGTTAAACAAAGTCATTCTTCAACTATTTCATCCGCTGAACTAAAGTTACATCTGGAAGATCTTGGTGATTTTCTATTCTCCGATGGGAAAAACCTCTCCCCCATACATCGTAAGACCAAGGATGGCAAGAGCAAG GTGCCTGATGTTTTTGTCAGGATAGTGCAGCAGCCTAATAACCTACATCTTTCCAGTTACTCAGAATCATCAACCAAAGAT GGCCTGACAATTACATGTTCGAAAAGGGGTGGAGATGTACGTATACCCAGTCACTCCAAGTGGTTACCAACAGTTCCGAAGAATCCTGATGCTATAATGTTCAAATTTGTTCCCATTACCTCTCTTCTTACTGGCATTCCTGGTAGTGGTTACCTCAGCCATGCTATCAATTTATATCTTCGCT ATAAACCCGATCTTGACGACTTACAACATTTCTTGGAGTTTCAAGTGCCTCTGCAATGGGCACCTGTGTTCAATGTGCTTGTCCTTGGGCCCCAGAAGAGAAAAGGCTCTTACCCTTCCTTGCAGTTCAGATTCCTTGGCCCCAAACTTCGAGTTAACACTTCTCAG GTATCTAGCGCCCAGAAACCTGTAGTCGGTCTTCGGTTATATCTTGAGGGTAGGAAGTGCAATCAGCTGGCCATCCATGTCCAGCACCTCTCTAGTGTCCCAAGCATGCTTGGAGACTCGATGGCATCTTCGATGTCTGAGTGGCGCGAGTCGGAAGATACTGACCCAGGGTACATTGAGGCTATCCAGTGGAATAGTTACTCATGCATTTCTACATCTGTTGTGAAGTACAACCCCGAGTGGAGTAAGAGAGTTTCTGGTGGAGTTTTCATCGTCACTGGTGCCCAGCTCTTCACAAAGGGAACCTGGGCAAGGAAGGTGCTCCATCTGCGGCTCCTCTACACACATATCCCAAAGTGCACCATACATAAATCTGAGTGGACCCGAGCACCAGCAGCATCTCAAAAGGGAAGCTTTTTTACAACAATAAGCACAACTCTAAGCTCTCCTTTCATGCATCGCAACGCACAGCCTGCCCAGAAGCATGAGCCGGCACAGCTGAACTCAGGTGTTTACCCTGATGGTCCACCTGTTCCGCTTCAGTCGAGGAAGCTCCTGAAGTTTGTTGACATGTCGGAGGTGGTGAAGGGGGCGCATGATGTCCCTGGGCATTGGCTGGTGACGGCTGCGAAGCTTGTGAAGGAAGCTGGCAAAATTGGATTGCATGTGAAGTTTGCCCTGCTCAACTATGATGATACAGAACAACCGCATGGAAGTATCATGAGCTACCACTGTAAATAG